CTACTCCAAGCAAGGCCAGCGTGGCCGATGGCCCAGCTTGCGACAGCACAGGCGCAGAGCACCGTGAGATCCAAATCAAACGTAAACCCTTTCCAAATCGTTGTGAGGGCTCCTAGTCTGCACTGTCAGAACAAATGCTAGTTTCTATTAAAGATAGAAATAGACAGGTCGTGCCAAAATTCAGATACCTGTGGAAACTTCGAAGAGGAAGGATAAAAAATAAATCAACTTGGCAGCTAGCAAGAACGCTGCTTCCAAGTGCATGGTAAAAGAACAAAGATTATGCACACATGAAAGAAAATAGGGGTgaacaatgtttcttcagcagAGCGAAGCTAATAGGTTCAAATTATCAAACAAAACAGTGACAAATCCAAGCAACGGAACCTGGTTATCAGTACAGATATGTAAACAATCTGTGAGCAGCAGAAACAAAGTGAAGGTGTATTGGCAGAAACTTTTTATTTTGTGAATAGTCACAAGTAATGAAAGTGAACTGTGATGTATTGAAATTCCATGATGTATCATCCTAACCGAAAACACCCTCAGCCCTATGGCAGTCAAAATCTACTTCACCTCAACCTAACTAGCTGTAGATTTCTACAGCACCAATCTATGGCAAAGGATTGCCTACTCTGCCCAACATAACAACCGATGAAGTTCTATGAGAAAATTGGGTGCTGCCATTTAGCTGTCAAGGTGGGAAGCAATCTTCTCGTATTGCCTGGCGTAGTCACACCCCAGTAACCGAGCATTAGACTGTACAGCTGTGCAGAGATCTACCAGTGAAGCTTGGTAGGAACAGCCTAAATCTGAAGCAGTGGCATTATTCCGCCCACCATTTACAGCAGCAGAGGCACTCCTGTTAGCTTCTGGCATCCTCATTGTCTTTCCCCTTGCTTTTGCAACCCCCAAACAAGACTTCAGCATCTGACTTATGTACACGTTCAGCCCAGAGTTCAGCAGATCAGCACATTCTACGGATATGCTAAGGCCTTCGGCTTTCAGCTTATTCTCAAGTAGCTTTGACAGGTCCTCGCTACCTGGCAATTCACCATTATTATAGCAAATCTCTAAGGGGTAAGATATCGAAGGCTGAGAATTCTGAGCCTTTGGGGGGATTCCCAACGGAGCCCTGATTGGGCTCTGACTCTGCACACATACGGGGCTGCCCCTGGCTTGATCAACCTCCTCGCCATCCTCGACGGACACAAACTCCGCGGCCCCTGGATGTCCAAGAGGGGACTTTCCGAGTGGACTCGGCTTATCAGCAAACCTCTTGTCACGGTTAGCCACCGGCCGCACTCTCCTTGCTAGCGGCACGCCACTGGCCAATGTCCCATTCGTCACAGCGCTAGTCTGTGAATTCCCAGTTGGCGTCTGCCTGCTGGGCGGTGGCCCCAGCGACATATAAGCATTGCCGAGGATTGACTGGACGAGGAAATTGTGAAGCTTGATGTTCTCCTTCCCCAGTGTGGCCACGCAGATCTTGTCAAACTCGCTCTTGCCTAGCTGAAAACTCAGGAACTTCTTGAGGCTATGGAAGTAGAGCTCAGAGCGCTGGTGGCCGAGCTTCCTGACTAGCTGCGACTTGATCTCCGCCGTGTCGACGCGAGCAAGTTTCTTGGAAGGCTGCATCTTGGAACCACACAAATGTAGAAGGCCCGCAGAGACGATGGGGCTCTGGAGGAGCAAACCCTAGCTGCCACCGAACACCCAGGGGAACTCCAGCAATCCCCCGAGGGCTTCGCCCCAAGAAGTATCCTTTAGGCGAGAATCGTACCACCCATCTGCGTAATCAGATCAAGAAGAGAAAGGATTAGCACAGAAGTTTGCTACGCAATCAGGTCAGCACAAGGGTTGCTCCGTGATCCAAGAGCTCGCACGGACGCACGGACAGCTTATAAGAAATCTAATCCAAAACAATGTTTTCGAGCAAATCTGTACGGGGAATCGCAGACCCGAAGCAAATCCACCTCGAATTTCACAAACTTGACGAAATCCCGGGGCGAACTACCACCGAAAGATGCCAATTTCCCCGAGAAAAAATTGGGGGAAGAAGGACGGGAGGAGACTAACCTGGATTGGAGAGGCCGAATCCACGACCGAAAATCCAAGAGCGAAACGCGAGCTCACCGATGAGCTGAATCTTGTTTTTGGTTTTGCGGCCGCCGTAACCGGGGAGATATTTTTCCCCCAATTTTGATCCCTGGTCACGACGAACAGCGCTGTCTCGTGCGCAATTTACAATTTACACCTCCCCGGCGAGCCTTGCTCTGGGCTAATGTCCCGCTGATAGGTGGGCCCTGAGGCGGATGATTGTGCTGCCAGTGTGAGCTGGCGTGGTTGGTTCGGTTGTCGGGGTCAGCCAGCCCCTGCTGGTTCTTGGACTCTTGGTCACACGTGCCGAAATAAAATGTCATgcttttttgacttttttttgaattgtttgggTTGGTCACCACATGTGTTGCTTAtaattttttttttcagaaaacatctgatctattcattttcaatcatgaaAGTGCAACGAACACGAGAAATAATATaaattacatccaggtccgtagaccacctagtgacgactaaagcactgaagcgagccgaagacgcgccaccgtcattgcccctccctcgccggagccgggcaaaacttgttgtagtacacAGTCGGGAAGTCGTTGTGCTAATGCGCCGCAGGACTAGCGCCAACAGAACAGCAACCACCGCCGATGAAGAGTAACATAGATCAGAACaatccaacctgaaaacacacgaACGTATACGAATGACGAACAGATCTGAGCAAATCCACCAGGGACATATTCACAAGAGACACAACTCCACACGCCCGCCGACGATGTTGAACGCACCATgggaacgggggctaggcgaggAGAacattattccatcttcagggagccgtcgatgtctcgtctttctgagcaggacacaaaccttaACAGATCTCGAAGAcacatctaaaaacggagccctcacaccggcaagggccgggatcaCCGCGTTCTCATGACCCTAAGGCCACCAGAGATGAGGCGGACCTTCGGCGACGCCGGCGGAGGCAGGGGAACCCTAATTGGGGAGGAGGCGACAGCTTATAATTCATACGAATCGATTTGTGGTTGGACGGCTAGGACGACAGCTGTATCCCCAGCCAACCAAGGACGAAGTCCTAGATTATTGATGAGTGGATTTTGTACATACTTTTAGAGTATATTATAGTGCCAAATCCCTCATATCATATCCATCTAGCACTTATTCATGTCTCTAATGCATAGTTTTCGGTATTTACTTGTTTTTACCAAGTTTGttgtatattttttatttttatttagtttttgttaGTTTTCTTCTGTGTTGTGGTCTTCGTAGGTGTGTTGACATGGGCATGGACTTGAGACATCAAAAGAATCAAGCTAGGGGTCAAACTAGAGAAGTTCCACACACCAGATTAAGGCCTTTTCGAGAGTTTGATGATTTGACATTTATAAAAGTGTCCAAAATGAAGATCCAAGGCCACAAACGCATCAGGATTTTCGCTCGcaatccaacgagcccaagaatgtcaaaatcggagttcatatgaagaaaagcaaataattatgacaatatccaaggcaatgatcatgtatataggcatcacgtccgagacaagtagaccgaaacgattttgcatctactattattactccgcacgtcggccgctatccagcatgcatcaagtgtattaagttcatggaaaaccggagtaacgccttaagcaagatgacatgatatagacaagataaactcacgtatgaaataaatctcatctttttacccttaatagcaacgatacatacgtgtcatgtctctttctgtcactggaattgagcaccgtaagatcgagcccattacaaagcacatcttcccatggcaagtaaatcaatctagttggccaaaccaaaccaataaatcgaagaagaaatatgaggctataacaatcatgcataaaagagttcagagaaaactcaaatagtattcatggatagatctgatcataaactcacaattcatcggatcccaacaaacacactgcaaaaagtcattacatcgaatagatctccaagaacaccgaggagaacattgtattgaagatcaaatagagagaagaagccatctagctactaactatggaccaataggtccatggtaaactacaaACGCATCATCGGAGGGTGGCAAGGATGACGTACAGacccctccgtgattgaatcctcGTACGGcaaagtgccggaaaaggcctccagatgggatctcatggttctggaacttgcggcagcagaaaaagtatttcgtggactcctctgttggtttcacgattttagagaatttatagagccGGAGTTAGGTCAAACACGTGagccccacaagacaccagggcgcgcctacccccgtgGGTGCGTGCTGGTGGCTTGTGGGCCCACGGTTCATCATTtggtcttctcccgaagcttctTGTGTGTCTTTAGTCCAGAGAAAaaactccaaaaagttttgtggcatttggacttcgtctgatattctgcgaaaccaaaaacaagcaaaaaatagcaactggcactgggcactaagttaaaaggttagtcccaaaaaatgacataTGATTGCTTgaaagtgcatataaaacatccaagattgataatataatagcatggaacaataaaaaattatagatacattggagacgtatcaccctggcAGGCCTCTagggcccatcttctcctatatggtgccatttgacctagaaaaaatcagaaggaaggttTTGGGACGAAgcatcgccgtctcgaggcggaacctgggtaggAGCACTATTgctctccggcagagcgattccgcggGGAAACTTCCCTCGGGAGGGGGGGAATTGAAgcaatcgtcatcaccaacgatccactcatcgtgggaggaccaatcttcatcaacatcttcaccaacaccatctcatctcaaaccctagttcatcgcttgtattcaatctttgtctcaaaacctcatattggtacctgtgggttgctagtagtgttgattacatcttgtagttgatgctagttggtttatttggtagaagattatatgttcagatccttaacgatattcaatacccctctgatattgaaaatgaatatgatttgtgagtagttacttttgttcttgaggacatgggagaagtcttatcataagtaatcatgtgaatttggtattcactcaatattttgatgatatgtcactcgtacgcgtcggtcctaaacaaacagtttttaacccctttccacgacggtatttggaaccgtcgccaagtgagtgtgtgcgatagggtgtccttcccacacactactgcaggatgctgctaacgcgacactacgaccagagacccttcgacgaaactgtgtgcgatgcaataatcacaaacggtggtgtaaaaaacccgtcaaaaaggcgcaaaacgtttgcgatgatggatgcatcaaacacggttcagattttagttgtgtgtgcgattcagggcatacggttcagttcaattaaccgtttccgatgagaaggaacaaaagaaacaggcttccagatgaaggtgtgtgcgatgtacaacatacggttcactcggatgaactgtttgtgattaggcaacacaaaagaaacggtcagccagatcatggtgtgtgcgatgtacagcatacagttcactcggatgaactgtttgtgattaggcaacacaaaagaaacggtcagccagatcaaggtgtgcgcgatgtacgacatgcggttcaccctgatgaactatttgcgttgagacaagagaacataaacggttcaatataacaaataccataaatattgcaaggttcaaattcaaagattacaacgcccaaattcaaacattgcaagctgcgtcatttttgaaaagggatcagccgctaacaagtcatgtatgggtttgacacaatgatttccaattgctttgccatatgttcTTCCCATATGAAGTtcggcatttttggaggcacttccattcaaCAGTACTAgccggctctgataatcataccattgatctttcctaattaaatgtgtgttcaacctcagtacactcagcacctttgctctggcaagaaagaacctggcgagtgtaatctccggtggggtccctcggtaggagttcaaagtaatatttgagagatgcagatccaggcattcgatgtgattgtcgttataaacatcatccaccgggcctaatatgcactgcaaaagaagagaacgtgttagtgcctacatgcagttttgaacactgctacacgcccatttggtttgcaggattggtaaaatgcaccaacgtgccatcttcgatctggcatgattaacatgggcatgtgattacaatctagaaacttgtagccttcttcacaagaggttggattggatgaaaaattccctaagaaaactagtacagatgaatccaaaggagaaattcttatggacgattgtaaccatatgaatgaagcaaccaatatggggtgggggtgtatgtcctaaaatcctccaaaattccttcagaaatagtAGTACATTATCATTgtgaacttgggaaaaggtgcaaaaaattgaactcccttatggttaacatttaacaggaaaggaacatcacctcgatatacagcttcttcaggcacggaaagcatctcaggcaactgaaaacttggtccaggttggggacgacagattctagtgccaagaccttcactgtgcccagagtctgggtgaagcttcgctggatgacagatgaacatacatcttcaaaactagttataacattgatatcaagaaggagaggtatataaggcgactgttgtacctgaaagttgtagtatttgacagacgagtagcccaccactttcaatttcggcgcagaaatgacattgattcttgttggaccttgttgatcaactacaagtaatctctcaagtgatgGTGTGTCCTGGATAACCATATTggggtccaccttttgtgatctctcgttgcagcaccagcaacacacataaatagtgcggagagtcctggaggtgatgtgcaaggtactcgaccaattcattgcctgaagacgaaggaactcaagtgcagtacagcagcggagtaggcgctccatgtcatcctttgggatgcagacggcgacgagctcgaggtgcttcagtcgtggtagaaaaagagcgggcgcatcattaaggtgggggggggggaatggcagttcatgaacttggcaaggCGTAGTGTGGGCGCGAAGCGAAGCGCGGACAttggcagcaagctcatatgcccatcattataacttagcttctcgagctgatctatggcgcgggatcagaaccactcgtcaagcttggcttgctccttgccattggaacggaacttgcccgcgataaggcctttgattgggccatggtgactgccgaggatctgggagaacgcatccaagctttggcgatagccatggcagagcttgtgggcctggaggaggtcgacaggggtgcggagccatagggtgcgccaccgccgagaaacggcggctgtcctcgcccgatttctgattgggtggagggatatgatgactatcaacatatcatcgggaaggttgttgatgaagtctaggcctgctggagtcgcttgcagcctcgttctccacctcgtcggcgggaacgggaacctctgtctccatattcacgccatgctccggtgcttcagcagccccggcgtcgccactccctccgatggggcgcttcggcggcatcctcgtacatcgacggctttgaggactcagagcggcgtcgaggatgcgggcggagagagaggaattgtgtgtgtggagaggatgggggggtgcggccgctcggcgggGCCATTAATATAGACaagtgggagcgaggcgggtggcggtccaaggctgtctcgcttcccggtgagaacgagtgcttaatctctagtatgaatgaaatatatgcttaattactgcattttagttgcaaaaaatagatggtgatattaatttttagctgcatattttgacaaatcgcagtgtctcttggcttagcgccgacgTCTGGCTTTAATTTCCATGCCGTAAtctgaaccatttgcgttgaagagatgcacagatcctgcgttgaatagcttgtacgcttcccggtgagcctgcacaccggactgcggtcgcacgcctcccgttcagtcaagtaggtgtccacacggcacctcctatagccattaaaaccaagacacgtggcgtcacgtgaatggttaaccgaacgcacacggtttgaattatacaaacgtttgagatattaaagtggcagctatttttttttcaaaatgcctttgttggctatcattattcgagtgcggcttctctcaaaatggacacaaaaaataccacagcatgtcgggtgcccttccatgatagcatgccaagtttcctgaatttcagagagttttggatttactagaatttaaaaaccaggcatctcaatgttttgccggcaatcaacggtgccctggtgtttgaaattcattcccatttcttgcatgggacctaagcatgcacccaaggaacagatttgatttttcaacgaatttatatgcacaggagcatgcacatgtagttcaaatttgaattatgcacataaatgcattgaaaactcagttaatgcataaaaatgtccaaacgaaccccgaaaaattacaaaaattcacacaacactcctgttgttctatgttgacatgagaaaaaaattgaaagcagtaagaggcaatggatatcatttcgtccccaaaggtgggacgttccctaccgaaaaccatcatgcttgttgtgagaagctccggtttgtgagaagcataaacccaaacctgccccaaacgggataaaatttgtaccacgacatgttgatgccgctccatgatagcatgccaagtttcatgaatttcagacgagttttggatttactagaatttaaaaaccaggcatctcactgttttgccggcaatcaacggtgccatggtgtttgaaattcattcccatttcttgcatgggatctaagcatgcacccaaggacaaagatttgatttttcaacgaatttatatgcaccggagcatgcacatgtagttcaaatttgaattatgcacataaatgtattaaaaatttagttaatgcataaaaatgtccaaacgaaccccgaaaatcacaaaaatacacacaacactcctgctgttctatgttgacacgagaaaaaaacttgaaagcaataagaggcaatggatatcgtttcgtccccaaaggtgggacgttccctaccgaaaaccatcatgctttttgtgagaacctccggtttgtgagaagcatatacccaaacctgccccaaatgggacaattgttttaccacggcatgttgatgccgctccatgatagcatgccaagtttcatgaatttcagacgagttttggatttgctagaatttagaaaccagacATCTCactgttttaccggcaatcaatggtgccatggtgtttgaaattcattcccatttgttgcatgggacctaagcatgcacccaaggacaaagatttgatttttcaacaaatttatatgcactagaacatgcgcatgtagttcaaatttgaattatgcacataaatgcattgaaaacttagttaatgcataaaaatgtccaaatgaaccccgaaaaatcacaaaaattcacagaacactcctgttgttctatgttgacacgagaaaaaacttgaaagcaataagaggcaatggatatcgtttcgtcgccaaaggtgggacgttccctaccgaaaacaatcatgcttgttgtgagaagctccggtttgtcagaagcgtatacccaaacctgccccaaatcagacaaaatttgtaccacggcatgttgatgccgctccataattgcatgccaagtttcatgaatttcagaggagttttggatttactagaatttaaaaaccaggcatctcattattttgccggcaatcaacggtgccctggtgtttaaaattcattcccatttcttgcatgggacctaagcatgcacccaaggacacaaatttgatttttcaacgaatttatatgcactggagcatgcgcatgttgttcaaatttgaattatgcacataaatgcattgaaaactcagttaatgcataaaaatgtccaaacgaaccccgaaaaatcacaaaaaatcacacaacactcctgttgttctatgttgacatgagaaaaaaacttgaaagcaataagaggcaatggatatcgtttcgtccccaaaggtggcacgttccctaccgaaaaccatcatgcttgttgtgagaagctccggtttgtgagaagcatatacccaaacctgccccaaatggacaaaatttgtaccacagtatgttgatgccgctccatgatagcatgccaagtttcatgaatttcagacgagtttaggatttactagaattaaaaaaccaggcatctcactgttttgccggcaatcaacggtgccatggtgtttgaaattcattcccatttcttgcatgggacctaagcatgcacccaaggacaaagatttgatttttcaacgaatttatatgcactggagcatgcgcatgtagttcaaatttgaattatgcacataaatgcattgaaaactcagttaatgcataaaaatgtccaaacgaaccccgaaaaatcacaaaaattcacacaacactcctgttgttctgtgttgacacgagaaaaaaacttgaaagcaataagaggcaatggatatcgtttcgtccccaaaggtgggacgttccctaccgaaaaccatcatgcttgttgtgagaagctccggtttgtgagaagcatatacccaaacctgccccaaatgggacaaaatttgtaccacggcatgttgatgccgctccatgatagcatgccaagtttcatgaatttcagacgagttttggatttactagaatttaaaaaccaggcatctcactgttttgccggcaatcaacggtgccatggtgtttgaaattcattcccatttcttgcatgggacctaagcatgcacccaaggacaaagatttgatttttcaacaaatttatatgcactggagcatgtgcatgtagttcaaatttgaattatgcacataaatgcattgaaaactcacttaatgcataaaaatgtccaaacgaaccctgaataattccaattcttttatgatcactgcagataaaaggtctagcaattcaaacaccgtcgatggccgctgtgaccccattatgtaattcaaatcaagaccaaaaatcaagtagatcccacacagtttattataaccaactgtgtgagatgcagcacaaaatatcttcggaacgtgtctgaataagggaccgtgtctgatgacactttgcgcgcgagttttttggctgaagcgattccaaattttcggcttccgcggaaatatgtaccttctcgccccctcccccttaccaaaagccacatttcccctctttccgccttcctttccaagttgaaaccttcactccttgcttgcagcgccgccgcctcctcgccggcgaccctccttcacgctgctcggcctcgcctatccaggcaggtaatccacacctgacccccatcctcctcctccttccacatcccacatgccccgaccgccggcgcgagtgcgacaccttccacccgaatcaccgacccctccaccaaataagcgccggcctaagccatggtgcacatagtatagctaggacctcaaggagcatttggcagcggagaagcaaatcgcggccgcacgcgcagatgaggtcgcgatggctgccattcgtgccaacccccagatcttggaggagcacctcgccgccgaggccaccattgacgcctcgtgcgccgacgccgcgacgcggttggttGCTTTAAACGACaattcgtggcgttttctcgaggccaccgtcggtgccttcgacaaagactacgaggtgttttctcagcgtgcacgt
This window of the Triticum aestivum cultivar Chinese Spring chromosome 5D, IWGSC CS RefSeq v2.1, whole genome shotgun sequence genome carries:
- the LOC123119630 gene encoding uncharacterized protein produces the protein MQPSKKLARVDTAEIKSQLVRKLGHQRSELYFHSLKKFLSFQLGKSEFDKICVATLGKENIKLHNFLVQSILGNAYMSLGPPPSRQTPTGNSQTSAVTNGTLASGVPLARRVRPVANRDKRFADKPSPLGKSPLGHPGAAEFVSVEDGEEVDQARGSPVCVQSQSPIRAPLGIPPKAQNSQPSISYPLEICYNNGELPGSEDLSKLLENKLKAEGLSISVECADLLNSGLNVYISQMLKSCLGVAKARGKTMRMPEANRSASAAVNGGRNNATASDLGCSYQASLVDLCTAVQSNARLLGCDYARQYEKIASHLDS